In a single window of the Candidatus Saccharimonadales bacterium genome:
- a CDS encoding NUDIX hydrolase: MKFLGRLSFILSLPLLRAYLRRSRRAYGLIVCGNEVVLVKGWLGRQKWQFPGGGTRHGETSPETIVREIKEEVGLDIDSKSLKYIGSGRWQTDGLGHDYDLYLCKFPSKKSLKTRRPELIGAAWVKVSDLDATNCSSEIIEALHKVNLL; the protein is encoded by the coding sequence ATGAAATTCTTGGGAAGACTATCTTTTATTTTGTCGCTGCCGCTACTTAGGGCGTATTTGCGACGAAGCAGGCGGGCTTACGGTCTGATAGTTTGCGGCAACGAAGTTGTTTTGGTCAAAGGCTGGCTCGGTCGCCAAAAATGGCAATTTCCCGGTGGCGGTACGAGGCACGGCGAAACCTCACCAGAAACCATAGTTCGCGAAATCAAGGAGGAGGTCGGGCTAGACATTGATTCAAAGAGCCTAAAATACATCGGGAGTGGCCGCTGGCAGACCGATGGCCTCGGTCACGACTACGACCTTTATTTATGCAAGTTCCCCAGTAAGAAATCACTAAAAACCAGAAGACCCGAGCTAATAGGGGCCGCTTGGGTAAAAGTTTCGGACCTAGACGCTACAAATTGTTCATCAGAAATCATCGAAGCGTTGCATAAGGTTAATTTGTTATAA
- a CDS encoding G5 domain-containing protein — MRFIPSLISNPLSTARKFGRHHVHQRPYIVPILGILLGIAIVGGVILSRPTQSLRPSDSHVVYLSDNGQRETLDTKAATVGELVGKLPLHLMPQDVVEPSLDTKIVQDNFRINVYRARPVTVEDNGVKTVTITAQKSPRVVAENAGLTVYPEDNVSFAPGSIQENIIGEKVVVDPATPVQFSLYGTPLTIRTHAKTVAALLEEKNVKLSKGDTVQPAGDTPVTPGMQIFVNRNGTTTITAQEQIPAPVQTVPDPNLTLGATAVRQAGTPGVKAVTYQITTINGVQTSKSIIQQVIVSQPVAEILAQGTNVDVAGNKTSLMAAAGIGPSDYGYVDYIVSHESGWCPTKAQGEGYCPITPDNSMTPNGYGLCQSTPGYKMQSAGADWATNPITQLRWCDGYAAGRYGSWYSAYLHWAAYHNW; from the coding sequence ATGAGATTTATTCCAAGCTTAATTTCTAATCCGTTAAGTACGGCGCGCAAGTTTGGCCGCCATCATGTGCACCAACGGCCTTACATTGTGCCCATATTAGGTATTCTTTTGGGGATCGCTATCGTTGGCGGTGTAATTTTAAGTCGCCCGACGCAAAGCTTGCGTCCTAGTGATTCGCACGTAGTTTATTTGTCTGATAACGGCCAGCGTGAAACGCTTGATACCAAAGCCGCTACTGTTGGCGAGCTAGTGGGCAAGCTGCCTCTGCATCTTATGCCGCAAGATGTAGTGGAACCTTCGCTTGACACTAAAATTGTGCAGGATAATTTTAGGATTAATGTTTATCGCGCCCGCCCGGTAACGGTCGAGGATAATGGCGTAAAGACCGTGACGATTACCGCTCAAAAAAGTCCGCGAGTGGTTGCCGAAAACGCTGGTTTAACGGTTTACCCAGAGGACAATGTAAGCTTTGCACCCGGCAGTATTCAAGAGAATATTATCGGCGAGAAAGTAGTGGTTGATCCCGCCACGCCAGTACAGTTCAGTCTGTATGGCACCCCTCTAACAATACGTACCCATGCTAAAACAGTCGCCGCCTTGCTTGAGGAAAAAAATGTAAAGCTATCCAAAGGCGACACTGTTCAGCCGGCTGGCGATACGCCAGTTACGCCGGGTATGCAAATCTTTGTTAATCGCAACGGCACTACAACTATTACCGCCCAAGAGCAAATCCCAGCTCCGGTTCAAACAGTTCCGGACCCGAACCTAACTCTCGGCGCGACAGCGGTCCGCCAAGCTGGAACTCCGGGCGTTAAGGCTGTGACTTATCAAATCACTACTATCAATGGAGTCCAGACTAGCAAATCCATCATTCAGCAGGTTATTGTCAGCCAGCCAGTGGCGGAAATTCTGGCCCAGGGCACAAATGTTGATGTGGCGGGCAACAAAACTTCTTTGATGGCCGCCGCTGGTATTGGTCCTAGTGATTACGGCTACGTGGATTATATTGTCAGCCACGAATCCGGCTGGTGCCCGACTAAAGCCCAGGGCGAGGGTTACTGTCCGATTACTCCAGACAATTCCATGACGCCGAACGGCTATGGTCTTTGTCAGTCAACCCCGGGCTACAAGATGCAGAGCGCCGGCGCCGACTGGGCCACTAACCCAATTACCCAGCTGAGATGGTGTGACGGCTATGCTGCTGGCCGCTACGGCAGTTGGTATAGCGCCTATTTGCATTGGGCCGCTTATCATAATTGGTAA
- the rsmA gene encoding 16S rRNA (adenine(1518)-N(6)/adenine(1519)-N(6))-dimethyltransferase RsmA: MNDIPKKSLGQHWLRDPQVLEAIVDLAMIEPADTVLEIGPGLGTLTHYLARQARHVVAVEFDEVLAAKLPQRVQAANLSVVQEDILKFDLLSLPDRYKVVANIPYYLTSNLLRVLSESLNPPRLMVLLVQKEVAERICAKPGQMSLLSVAVQLDYSCELGPVVPADMFEPPPKVDSQVVVLRQHFQPLFKQLDRQLFFRVVKAGFSERRKKVRSSLAAGLHLEKGQVDQILLSAEVNGDLRAQNLSLAQWHRIYIEVAAMQSLRNFVTSPAPRKKA; the protein is encoded by the coding sequence ATGAACGATATTCCTAAGAAGTCTTTAGGGCAACACTGGCTGCGTGACCCTCAGGTTTTGGAAGCCATTGTGGATTTAGCCATGATAGAACCCGCCGACACAGTGCTAGAAATTGGACCCGGCCTCGGCACCCTTACTCATTATTTGGCTAGGCAGGCTCGACACGTCGTTGCCGTGGAGTTCGATGAGGTATTGGCAGCCAAACTTCCGCAAAGAGTTCAGGCAGCAAACTTAAGCGTGGTTCAGGAAGATATTTTAAAGTTTGACCTACTGAGTCTACCCGACCGTTATAAGGTAGTCGCCAATATTCCATATTACCTAACGAGCAACTTGTTGCGTGTTTTAAGCGAGTCATTGAATCCACCAAGACTTATGGTGCTTTTGGTTCAGAAAGAAGTCGCCGAACGGATTTGCGCCAAGCCAGGCCAAATGAGTTTGCTGTCGGTAGCGGTGCAGCTAGATTACAGCTGCGAGCTCGGACCGGTCGTGCCTGCCGACATGTTCGAACCGCCGCCCAAAGTCGATTCACAAGTGGTGGTTTTGCGGCAACATTTTCAGCCGTTATTCAAACAGCTTGATAGGCAATTATTTTTTAGAGTGGTTAAAGCCGGTTTTTCGGAAAGGCGCAAAAAAGTACGCAGCAGTCTAGCCGCCGGCCTGCATCTAGAAAAGGGGCAGGTAGACCAGATCCTTTTAAGCGCCGAAGTCAACGGCGATCTTAGGGCTCAGAACCTGAGCCTAGCGCAGTGGCACCGTATTTATATTGAGGTCGCCGCGATGCAAAGCCTTAGAAATTTTGTTACCTCCCCTGCTCCCCGCAAAAAAGCTTGA
- a CDS encoding MarR family winged helix-turn-helix transcriptional regulator: MAKSKFPPLLHLTYVLQQASEELLLREAGVSLSHARIMSGLSPSIAKSQRQLAVELRQTEANISRQLQAMKKLGLVSITKNKKDGRQRDVKLTAKGSGKYQKAEELLVKEQSNLVRLVDFDAQKLLTNL; the protein is encoded by the coding sequence ATGGCCAAAAGTAAGTTTCCTCCCCTGCTCCACTTGACGTACGTTTTACAACAAGCATCTGAAGAACTCCTACTTCGCGAAGCAGGGGTATCCTTAAGCCATGCCAGAATAATGAGCGGGCTAAGTCCTTCTATTGCTAAATCACAGCGCCAATTGGCGGTCGAGCTAAGACAAACCGAGGCGAATATTAGCCGCCAGCTGCAAGCAATGAAAAAATTGGGGCTGGTTAGCATTACCAAAAATAAAAAAGATGGCCGCCAGCGTGACGTCAAGCTAACGGCCAAAGGTTCGGGCAAATATCAAAAGGCCGAGGAACTGCTGGTTAAAGAACAAAGTAATCTGGTTCGGCTAGTCGACTTTGACGCCCAAAAACTACTTACGAATCTCTAA
- a CDS encoding DUF2267 domain-containing protein, whose product MTFREMVKKVQHYSGFSDSESKDALEMMVESLAVHLTEGERKDFASQLPQELKDMALSVDATEENSREDMVRQFMEIEDIDESRAKKQILSAWRVLKDALSEGEINHIRDQLPNATVAFLH is encoded by the coding sequence ATGACATTTAGGGAGATGGTTAAAAAGGTCCAGCACTATTCCGGATTTTCAGATTCCGAGAGCAAAGACGCTCTAGAAATGATGGTAGAAAGTTTAGCTGTGCACCTAACGGAAGGTGAGCGCAAAGATTTTGCCAGCCAACTGCCGCAAGAACTTAAAGATATGGCGCTGAGCGTCGACGCTACAGAAGAAAATTCGCGCGAAGACATGGTTAGGCAGTTTATGGAAATTGAAGATATTGATGAAAGCCGCGCCAAAAAGCAAATACTATCCGCTTGGCGGGTGCTCAAAGATGCTTTGAGTGAAGGCGAAATTAACCATATCCGTGATCAACTGCCTAATGCAACGGTGGCTTTTTTGCACTAA
- a CDS encoding cupin domain-containing protein, whose amino-acid sequence MSKYKIVNANDVKDVYQGSSVPGEFRSLTKDLDSDQLAVTLIRIPPHSDFEQSTGHYHDDTEEIYIITRGLLTMRFDDDIHQVGAGSVVRVAPGTKRSHRNEHEETVEMWAVSRKGGHDAHKITDFWKASDKAKQTR is encoded by the coding sequence ATGAGTAAATATAAAATTGTTAATGCTAATGATGTTAAAGATGTTTACCAGGGCAGCAGCGTTCCTGGAGAATTTAGGAGTTTAACTAAAGACCTTGACTCCGACCAGCTAGCGGTAACCCTAATCCGGATCCCGCCTCACAGTGACTTTGAGCAAAGCACCGGCCACTACCACGATGACACTGAAGAGATCTACATCATAACCCGCGGCTTACTTACTATGCGTTTTGATGATGATATTCATCAAGTTGGTGCCGGTTCGGTGGTCAGGGTGGCGCCTGGCACCAAAAGATCACATCGTAACGAACACGAAGAAACAGTAGAAATGTGGGCGGTTTCACGCAAGGGTGGTCATGACGCCCACAAAATTACCGACTTTTGGAAAGCTTCCGACAAGGCCAAGCAAACGCGCTAA
- a CDS encoding VOC family protein, translating to MDQINLDVYLFFKGNCREAMEFYKSIFGGEVNYTTYGEASVPGMEGDEDWIMHASLDDGAVKLMASDTSQASPQTKKVSLSLGGTDEPKMREIFENLSAGGQISQPLEKAPWGDIFGSFVDKFGVDWMMNIASGS from the coding sequence ATGGACCAGATTAATTTAGATGTTTACCTATTTTTTAAGGGTAACTGCCGCGAAGCCATGGAATTTTATAAGTCCATATTTGGCGGCGAAGTAAATTACACGACTTACGGCGAGGCGTCTGTGCCAGGCATGGAAGGCGACGAGGACTGGATTATGCACGCCAGTTTGGATGACGGTGCAGTTAAGCTCATGGCCTCCGACACGTCACAAGCCAGTCCGCAAACTAAAAAGGTTTCGTTAAGTTTGGGCGGTACCGACGAGCCAAAAATGCGCGAAATTTTCGAAAATTTGTCTGCCGGCGGCCAAATTAGTCAACCGCTAGAAAAGGCACCATGGGGTGATATCTTTGGTAGTTTTGTTGACAAGTTTGGCGTTGATTGGATGATGAATATAGCTAGTGGTTCTTAA
- a CDS encoding FAD-dependent oxidoreductase, which translates to MKMQLIEKKQLQSSVYSFVFRPDQQVTWQPGQYMHYVLAHPDADDRGIERWFTISSAPYEKNIMITTRFSYEKSSSFKKALTELKVGDEIEADGPKGSFTYKEGDYRHVFIAGGIGITPYHSMLAELAHENKPANTDLLYANNDDNFVFGDELAAIAAHDPTLQIKKFVDKRISDQDLAPYAKQANAIFYLSGPRAMVENYEEVLKNLGVEADRVMTDYFPGY; encoded by the coding sequence ATGAAGATGCAGCTAATCGAAAAAAAACAATTGCAGAGTTCGGTTTATTCATTTGTCTTTCGACCGGACCAGCAGGTAACTTGGCAGCCAGGCCAATACATGCACTATGTTCTAGCCCATCCGGACGCTGATGATCGCGGGATTGAGCGATGGTTTACTATTTCGTCAGCGCCTTATGAAAAAAACATTATGATTACTACGCGCTTCTCTTACGAGAAAAGCAGTTCGTTTAAAAAGGCTCTGACAGAACTTAAGGTTGGCGATGAAATTGAAGCCGATGGACCAAAAGGAAGCTTTACTTATAAAGAGGGCGACTATCGGCATGTGTTTATAGCCGGCGGTATTGGAATTACGCCGTACCATTCTATGCTCGCTGAGCTGGCTCATGAAAATAAGCCCGCCAACACTGATCTTCTTTATGCCAACAATGATGATAATTTTGTGTTTGGCGATGAGTTAGCTGCCATTGCAGCGCATGACCCCACGCTGCAAATTAAAAAATTTGTCGACAAAAGAATTTCAGACCAAGATTTAGCGCCGTATGCTAAGCAGGCCAACGCTATATTTTATCTATCGGGACCGCGAGCAATGGTCGAAAATTACGAAGAAGTGCTAAAAAACCTTGGCGTCGAAGCCGATAGGGTTATGACCGACTACTTCCCGGGTTATTAG
- a CDS encoding Crp/Fnr family transcriptional regulator, protein MDARIKKKVDKFFSAYPLRSVGKGQIMIFAGEDPTGIFYLQQGYIRQYAVAPSGAEIVVHIFQPPNFFPMGWAISRRSNRYFYQTIGEVKFYRAPVEDVLDFIRQNPDLMYELLGLYFGMIDSLFEKTVYLMSGSATNRLALEIVVGSKRFGQKEEDGSYIYRISQQELANRTGLSRETVSRDIRHVPYVIMTYGGVRVTDLDALEKHLAEQT, encoded by the coding sequence ATGGACGCTCGAATAAAAAAGAAAGTCGACAAATTCTTCTCGGCATACCCGCTGCGGTCTGTCGGCAAGGGGCAGATCATGATTTTTGCCGGTGAAGACCCCACCGGCATTTTTTATTTGCAACAGGGCTATATCCGCCAATACGCCGTGGCACCCTCTGGAGCAGAAATAGTAGTTCACATCTTTCAGCCACCTAATTTTTTTCCTATGGGCTGGGCAATTAGCAGAAGATCCAATAGGTATTTTTATCAGACGATCGGCGAAGTTAAGTTTTATCGGGCCCCAGTTGAAGACGTTTTGGATTTCATCAGGCAAAACCCTGATTTAATGTACGAGCTTTTGGGCCTTTACTTTGGTATGATAGACAGCCTATTTGAAAAAACTGTTTACCTAATGAGTGGCTCAGCCACCAATCGCTTAGCCCTTGAGATAGTGGTTGGCTCTAAGCGTTTTGGCCAGAAAGAAGAAGATGGCTCTTACATATATCGAATAAGTCAGCAAGAACTTGCTAACCGCACGGGTTTGAGCCGTGAGACCGTGAGCCGAGATATCCGCCACGTACCATACGTAATAATGACATACGGCGGCGTGAGGGTTACCGACCTCGACGCTTTAGAAAAACACCTAGCCGAACAAACTTAG
- a CDS encoding YihY/virulence factor BrkB family protein, which yields MKAFTKRLLKRYSEDGVANHAAALSYYTVFALGPLLFIILGIVGLIVNNSAARQHLLGQLNDLIGRGATNLLSGALSSQGLGSKTGIAFWIGGVGLVLGAIGIFGQLQRALNDILRIQVGPSVGRKKLVRQKVVSLGLVGVICFLLIVSLIASVIISAVASHLSRSQAAGFLFHLLDGFGSIIILGFLLMLLYRTLPAVKIAWGLLFKASLMVAVFFVIGKYVLGLIIGRNGTISAFGAAGSLIALLLWIFYSGQILYLGAAGLGVYLENHPEKMRPRYGGKNAVLKVQTAKKPLKPDLIRQLATSFIEGWKDGWSKN from the coding sequence ATGAAGGCCTTCACTAAAAGGCTGCTTAAACGGTATAGCGAAGACGGAGTTGCTAATCACGCGGCCGCGCTATCTTATTACACGGTCTTTGCCTTGGGTCCCTTACTTTTTATTATTCTTGGCATTGTTGGCTTAATAGTAAATAATTCCGCTGCTCGGCAGCACTTGCTTGGCCAGCTGAATGATCTGATTGGTCGCGGCGCCACTAATTTGCTTAGCGGCGCGTTATCCAGCCAGGGCTTGGGCAGCAAAACTGGCATAGCTTTTTGGATTGGTGGCGTCGGTTTGGTATTGGGGGCGATCGGCATTTTTGGCCAGCTGCAGCGAGCCTTAAACGACATCCTGCGCATACAAGTCGGACCGTCTGTAGGCAGAAAAAAGCTTGTTCGCCAGAAAGTCGTATCGCTTGGCTTAGTTGGGGTTATCTGCTTTCTGCTAATTGTGTCTCTGATTGCATCAGTTATCATCTCGGCTGTCGCTAGTCATCTAAGCCGCAGCCAGGCTGCCGGTTTTTTATTCCATCTTTTAGATGGTTTTGGATCAATAATAATTTTGGGATTTCTGCTGATGTTGCTGTATCGTACGCTGCCTGCAGTAAAGATTGCTTGGGGATTATTATTTAAAGCCTCTTTAATGGTCGCTGTGTTTTTCGTCATTGGCAAGTATGTGCTTGGGTTGATAATCGGTCGCAACGGCACCATTAGCGCTTTTGGTGCGGCCGGCTCGTTGATAGCCTTGCTGCTTTGGATATTTTATTCGGGCCAAATTCTTTATTTAGGAGCGGCTGGTCTGGGAGTTTATTTAGAAAACCATCCAGAAAAAATGCGTCCGCGCTACGGCGGAAAAAACGCTGTGCTAAAAGTTCAAACCGCAAAGAAGCCACTAAAGCCCGACTTGATCCGTCAATTAGCGACCAGTTTTATAGAGGGTTGGAAGGACGGCTGGAGTAAAAATTAA
- a CDS encoding DUF11 domain-containing protein, translating to MGKHRFALLLATLVVTAATVAAFAAPALAWSAPSGSGKATCNQTSGNYDVTWTITNTESEDFVVDASNRSAIQPGDSVPAGGHRDFPDTLPGNTTGTTSLMVTGGYHDDAGPYPVTASVTTDGKCATPPSKCTDKSATNYGQPAPCTYPPTPKCTDKSASNYGSSAPCTYPPPSYCQATPSADVGVVKTADKSSLAIGDMVTYTVDVFNNGPCDAPNVTFSDVLPSQLELLNPQAVSDSRCSITGGVGSQTINCNFGTVATGQHIKVTVAARADTAGTVSNKACVGTTVADWNVGDNQCSTSTVTVTAPPQATPPAVTPPTKPKPAPKPKPKPPVVKHHPKPKPAPKPHHPKKHPKPHKPAAPKYTP from the coding sequence GTGGGCAAACACCGCTTTGCTTTGCTCCTGGCGACACTCGTCGTCACCGCGGCTACTGTGGCTGCGTTCGCAGCACCCGCGTTGGCTTGGTCCGCGCCGTCCGGCTCGGGCAAGGCCACGTGCAACCAGACGTCCGGCAACTACGACGTCACGTGGACGATCACCAACACAGAGTCTGAGGACTTTGTGGTGGACGCGTCCAACCGTTCGGCCATCCAGCCCGGCGATTCGGTGCCAGCAGGTGGCCACCGGGACTTCCCGGACACGCTGCCGGGCAACACGACCGGCACGACCAGCTTGATGGTCACCGGCGGTTACCACGACGACGCCGGACCATACCCGGTCACGGCGAGCGTCACGACCGACGGCAAGTGCGCAACGCCGCCGTCGAAGTGCACCGACAAGTCGGCGACCAACTACGGCCAGCCGGCGCCGTGCACGTACCCGCCGACGCCCAAGTGCACCGACAAGTCGGCCAGCAACTACGGCAGCAGCGCGCCGTGCACGTACCCGCCGCCGAGCTACTGCCAGGCGACGCCGTCGGCTGATGTCGGCGTGGTCAAGACGGCTGACAAGTCGAGCTTGGCCATCGGCGACATGGTCACCTACACGGTGGATGTGTTCAACAACGGTCCGTGCGACGCGCCGAACGTCACGTTCAGTGACGTTCTGCCGAGCCAGCTCGAGCTGCTGAACCCGCAGGCGGTCAGCGATTCCCGCTGCAGCATCACGGGTGGCGTTGGATCGCAGACCATCAACTGCAACTTCGGCACCGTCGCGACCGGCCAGCACATCAAGGTGACGGTCGCGGCTCGCGCCGATACAGCAGGAACGGTCAGCAACAAGGCCTGCGTCGGCACCACGGTAGCCGACTGGAACGTCGGCGACAACCAGTGCTCGACGTCCACAGTGACGGTCACGGCGCCCCCACAGGCCACTCCGCCGGCGGTGACGCCGCCGACGAAGCCGAAGCCGGCTCCGAAGCCCAAGCCGAAGCCACCGGTGGTCAAGCACCACCCCAAGCCGAAGCCGGCTCCGAAGCCGCACCATCCGAAGAAGCATCCGAAGCCGCACAAGCCGGCGGCACCGAAGTACACGCCGTAG
- a CDS encoding sortase — MRRLILICVLVAALVAAAGAGAESSRQQGGMIGTIRIPVIGVNLQVQQDTGELEPGYYPMHYGGTALPCDRETVAIAAHHATHGQPFGRLWQLHAGDVITLVMKSKACSGIFRYRVTGQRVYPCGSAFYTCPAADAGFRNMGQNKLILTTCDDNGFVRRFVYAYAIN; from the coding sequence ATGCGGCGGCTGATCCTTATCTGCGTGCTGGTGGCGGCCCTCGTGGCCGCCGCCGGCGCCGGTGCCGAATCCAGCCGCCAGCAGGGTGGCATGATCGGCACCATCCGGATCCCGGTAATCGGCGTCAACCTCCAGGTTCAGCAGGACACGGGGGAGCTAGAACCGGGATATTACCCGATGCACTACGGCGGCACAGCCCTGCCGTGCGACCGCGAAACGGTGGCGATTGCCGCCCACCACGCTACGCATGGCCAGCCGTTCGGGCGGTTGTGGCAGCTACATGCCGGTGATGTCATCACTTTGGTGATGAAGTCTAAGGCCTGCAGTGGCATCTTCCGCTATCGGGTAACCGGCCAACGCGTCTATCCCTGCGGCTCTGCCTTCTACACCTGTCCGGCGGCCGACGCCGGGTTCAGGAACATGGGGCAGAACAAGCTGATCCTGACGACGTGTGACGACAACGGCTTCGTCCGTCGCTTCGTTTACGCGTACGCGATCAACTGA
- a CDS encoding trehalase family glycosidase, translating to MVISKAKDSLKKIQLLPRKSFGALTSGDVEAARSYIKSYWPKLVRFHPKDADTLIGLPNPYLVPSYEKGMEFDYNELYYWDSYFMVQGLLDEEHKELVLGVLEDLLYLFERCKIIPNGSRTYLMGRSQPPLLTSFIMDVYKAYNLDKKWLNRAIKIAQTEYHTVWMGESKPNARLIYRGLSRYYDINYLHDLAEAESGWDMTPRFNRHALNYLPIDLNSLLYKYEIDFAEAAEILGRKKEAFKWRQAAHNRMDTMNTLMWSELRGLYFDFNYVKEKRGNVSSLAAYYPMWAGLATERQAKKLVESLKKFEQKGGLATTDTTPLGQLVPGALPTQWAYPNGWAPLHLIVIRGLERYGYHDEARRIALKWLKTNNDWFIKHGIFLEKYNVAQPAKPPMKGLYPSQTGFGWTNSVFERLAQDYLDK from the coding sequence GTGGTTATATCAAAAGCAAAAGATTCGTTGAAAAAAATTCAACTGCTGCCGCGCAAGAGCTTCGGGGCTCTGACGAGCGGTGATGTAGAGGCGGCCCGCAGTTACATTAAGTCTTATTGGCCCAAGCTTGTCCGGTTTCACCCCAAAGATGCTGACACCTTGATCGGGCTCCCCAACCCATACCTAGTGCCATCTTATGAAAAAGGTATGGAGTTTGACTATAACGAGCTTTATTACTGGGATAGCTACTTCATGGTTCAAGGTCTGCTGGACGAAGAGCACAAAGAACTGGTACTTGGTGTTTTAGAAGATCTGCTCTATTTGTTTGAGCGCTGCAAAATCATTCCGAACGGCTCCCGGACCTATCTAATGGGCCGCAGCCAACCGCCGCTTTTGACTAGTTTTATTATGGATGTCTATAAGGCTTACAACCTCGACAAAAAATGGTTGAACCGCGCCATCAAGATTGCCCAGACTGAATACCATACCGTTTGGATGGGTGAATCCAAACCAAATGCCCGCCTGATCTACCGGGGACTCTCTCGTTACTATGATATCAACTACCTGCACGATCTTGCCGAGGCGGAAAGCGGCTGGGACATGACGCCGCGCTTTAACCGCCACGCCCTTAACTACTTGCCGATTGATCTCAACTCTTTGCTTTATAAGTACGAAATCGACTTTGCCGAAGCCGCCGAGATCTTGGGTCGCAAAAAAGAAGCCTTCAAATGGCGACAAGCCGCTCATAACCGCATGGATACTATGAACACGCTTATGTGGAGCGAACTGCGTGGCCTATACTTTGACTTTAACTATGTAAAAGAAAAGCGTGGTAATGTCTCTAGTCTGGCCGCTTACTATCCAATGTGGGCCGGGTTGGCGACTGAGCGCCAGGCTAAAAAATTAGTTGAGAGTCTTAAAAAATTCGAACAAAAGGGCGGTTTGGCTACCACAGACACCACGCCGCTAGGCCAGCTGGTACCGGGAGCTTTGCCGACTCAATGGGCTTATCCAAACGGCTGGGCGCCGCTGCACTTAATAGTTATCCGCGGACTGGAGCGTTACGGCTATCACGATGAAGCCCGGCGCATTGCTCTTAAGTGGCTCAAGACCAACAACGACTGGTTTATAAAGCACGGTATTTTCTTAGAGAAGTATAACGTTGCCCAGCCGGCTAAGCCGCCAATGAAGGGTTTATATCCCAGCCAGACCGGTTTTGGCTGGACGAATTCGGTATTTGAAAGATTAGCCCAAGACTACTTAGATAAATAA
- a CDS encoding NUDIX domain-containing protein: MSKVSAGLLIFKKPDNKLKVLLVHPGGPFWTKKDSWGIPKGLAGEGEDLLASARREFAEELGVPSPAGHAIDLGEAKLSGGKILTCFAIESDFVAEYIKSNTTTIEWPPRSGKQLEIPEIDRARWFDAASAVNKMHKGQEVFIHRLADKLDLSPDKPIDAQVSLF, translated from the coding sequence ATGAGTAAAGTTAGCGCCGGTTTGCTAATTTTTAAAAAACCTGACAATAAATTAAAGGTACTACTAGTGCATCCTGGCGGACCGTTTTGGACCAAGAAAGATTCGTGGGGAATTCCCAAGGGCTTAGCCGGTGAGGGCGAAGATTTGCTCGCCTCTGCTCGGCGCGAGTTTGCCGAAGAGCTAGGAGTGCCGTCGCCCGCTGGCCATGCAATTGATCTGGGCGAAGCCAAACTCAGTGGTGGTAAAATTTTGACCTGCTTTGCGATAGAAAGCGATTTTGTCGCAGAATATATTAAGAGTAATACGACTACTATTGAGTGGCCGCCACGTTCTGGTAAGCAGTTAGAAATTCCCGAGATAGACAGGGCCAGGTGGTTTGATGCCGCTAGTGCCGTAAACAAAATGCATAAAGGCCAAGAAGTTTTTATTCACCGGCTGGCGGATAAGTTAGACTTAAGCCCAGATAAGCCGATAGACGCACAGGTTTCACTGTTCTAA